The window TTGAAAATTTACATGCTTTTATAAACAAAGACTATCACAAAATCGTTCAACTACATATAGAATCTGGATGGATTCCCATTGAAACTTCTCAAGAAGAATTTGAAAATTCTATTAGAATCATATTTGAACCCATTTTAAAAAAAACCATAAAAGATATTAAAATTTCAGAAATTATATTATATATTTTACAAATAGCTAATACATTTAAAATAAAAATACTACCACAGTTAATTCTATTACAAAAAACTCTATTTTCAATGGAAGGATTAATAAGAAAATTATATCCAGAACTAAACTTTTTAGACGCACTAAAACCATTATTAGAAAAATGGATTAAAGAACAAATAGGAATCAAATCATTCATAAAAAAAATAAAGAAAAAAATTATCCTTTTAAACAAAAAAACTATATATATTCCAGATTTAATATATGATACTTTGCAATTAATTAAAGAAAAAGAAATAAAAAATAATAAAAAAAAAACTAATCAAAAAAATATTTCATATATAAAAAACTTTCTATTTAAAAAAATAAAAATAACACACATTTTACTTATTATAATAATTATATTTTATTTAAAATAAAATTTATAAAAATAATCAATAAAATAATATTAATTTAATTAAATTAATATTTAATATTCCATTAATATAGAATAAAATTTTTAAATATTAAAATTGCAAAAAAATAATATTTTTTAATTTAAATTTTATTAACACAAAAATTTATAAAACTATTTCAAACAATATTTTCAATCTTATATAATCTATCTTTTCAAAAATATAAGCTTACTATTAGATTACATCTATAATAAATATTCTTAATGAATTCTTAACAAAAACTTTAAAAATATTAAAAATAATTATTATAATTATATATAATAAAAATTATATATCTTATTTCAATAAGATATTAAGAAAAACAAATAAAATTGATACTTTCAAATATATTTTACTTCAAACAAAAACAATGAAACCTTTAATACTAATAGATGGATCATCTTATTTTTTTCGTGCATTTCATGCTATACCATTACTAAAAACTTCTACAAATTTTCCAACTAACGCTATATATGGAGTAATAAAAATGGTTAATCAAATATTAAAAACTTTCTCTCCAAAAAAAATGGCTATTATATTTGATTGCAAAGAAAAAACTTTCAGACATAAACTTTACCCTCAATATAAAAAAAATAGACCTAAAACTCCAAACAAGTTAATCTGTCAATTCACACCATTAATAAAAATATTAAATGCTATGGGTATTAATACTTTATTTATCAAAGGAATAGAAGCAGATGATATAATAGGAACAATTGCAAATCAATATGAAAAAAATAACATTCCAGTACTCATCTCAACAACAGACAAAGATATGTTACAACTAGTTAGCAAAACAATCTTTATCATTAACACAAAAAACAATGAAATCATTGATGAAAACAAAATCTTAAAAAAATTTAATATTAAACCAAATCAATTCATTGACTATCTATCCTTAATCGGAGATAAATCAGATAATATACCTGGAATATTTCGATGTGGACCAAAAACAGCTGTACAATGGATCAAAACTTATAATACGTTAGAAAATATAATTAAAAATTCTAATTCTATTAAAGGAAAAATCGGAGACTACTTGAAAAAATCTATAAAATATCTTCCTATATACAAAAAATTAATTACTATACAAAAAAATATTAATTTGTCACATAACATTAAAAACTTTAATATAAAAAAACCAAATAAAACATTATTAAATCAATTAAGTAAAAAAATGGAATTTAAAATAAATATATAAAACTTAATCTTTCACTAAATATAAAATTTATGTACGAAATAAAACAAGACAACAAAAAAAAATACCTAATAATCCCTATTAATCATCATAAATTTATGAAAAACTTTATTGATCATTCAAATTCTTCTGAAGAACTCTTAATTAAAATTAAAAATCATCAAGACCTATACAATATAAATAAAAAAAATATAACAATCATAATCATGATACAAAATAACATTTACTATATACCAATAAATATAAATAAAAATTACAAAAAAATACAATTTAACCAATATAAAATATTAGATACATTAAAAATAATATTAGAAAATCCAAAAATAAATAAAATTGGATTTACTATGAAAAATGAATACAAAATTTTAAAACAATTCAATATTAATTTAAATGGAAACCTTTTTGATATAACAATTGAATCTTTCATAATAAATAATTCTATCAATTCCAATAACTTAAAAGATCTTTCAAACAGATACTTAAAACATGATGTGTTAAAAAACGAATACAAAATTAAATATATTTCAAAACCTACTTTTAATATCGAATATGATTTAATAAAACAAACTATTATTATCGGTACGATTCATAAAAAATTATTTAAAATGTTAAATATTAAAGAAAAAAAAATATTACTAAACATTGAAATTCCAATAATAAAAATACTTTCATCAATAGAAAATAAAGGAATCTTAATAAATAAAAAAATATTATTAAATCATAAAAATCTTCTAGAAAAACGTATATCTATACTTAAAAAAAAAATTTTTTCTTTGACAAAGAAAACATTCAATTTAAATTCCACTAAACAATTACAAGAAATTTTGTTCAAAAATTTAAAAATCCCCATCCTAGCAAAAACATCAAAAGGCAAACCATCTACTGCGGAATCTGTACTAAAAAAAATGTCTCATAAATATAAAATATTAAATTTAATACTAGAATATAGAACCTTATATAATACTATTACAACTCATATACAATCATTGCTACGATATATACATCCAATCAAAAAAAAAATTTACACTAATTATAATCAAACAATAACTATTACTGGAAGATTATCCTCAAATAAACCAAATTTACAAAATATTCCAATTAAAAAAGAACAAGCTAAAATAATTAGACAAGCATTTATCGCTCATAAAAAATTTACCCTTATATCCGCAGATTACTCACAAATAGAATTACGTATTGCTGCCTTTTTATCTAAAGAAAAAGAACTTATTCAAAACTTTGATAAAGGAATAGATATTCATACATTGACAGCTAGTGAAATATTCTCTACTAACATAAAAGAAATTACGTATAATCAACGTCAATATGCAAAAAAAATTAATTTTGGATTACTTTATGGAATATCAGCATTTGGTTTATCAAAACAATTGAACATAGATCAAAAAAAAGCACAACAATATATTACATCCTATTTTAAAAAATATCCTAAAATAAAAAAATATTTAAAATATACACAAAAAAAAGCTATAAAACAAAAATATGTAAAAACACTATTTGGAAGACGTATATACTTAATAAGTAATAAAAAAAAATCTATTAAAAAAACATCTTTAGAACGAACAGCAATTAATGCTCCTATACAAGGAACAGCATCAGATATTATGAAAAAAGCAATGATCTTGACTTATAATTGGTGTAAATCACAAAATTTTCCCATATGGATAATTATGCAAATACACGACGAATTGATTTTCGAAGTTAGTGATTCTCATTTAATAGAAGCGACTCACAAAATAAAATTAATTATGGAAAATGTTGCTAATACAAATATACCATTAAAAATAACAATTAGCACAGGAAAAAATCTAAAAGAACTTAAACCATTATTTATTTAATAATAAATAAAAATATTTCTTATAATAAAAAAAATACTTTACAATACATAAGATACTATTAATTATATTTAATATTTTACATAAAACAAAACTATATTAGTTAAATTCAACTATACCATGAAATGGATCGCACAAGCACCATCTAACATTGCACTAATCAAATATATAGGAAAAAAAAATAAAATTAATAATTTACCTATAAATTCATCATTATCTTATACTTTAAACCGTTTTAAAAGTACAGTTTTGTTAGAATATAATAAAAAAATAAAACAAGATCTATGGAAACCACTATTAACAACAAATACTAACCATACAAAAAATACTTTTTCACTATCTATATCAGAGCAAAAACGTTTTTTAAAACATTTATCTAGAATAAAAACATATTTTAACTATAAAGGATCATTTATTGTTCAATCAAATAATAATTTTCCAATAAGCGCTGGTATATCAAGCTCTGCATCAAGTTTTGCAGCATTAACTAAATGCGCAATATTAGCAATAAGTACAATTAAACAATGTTCTATTCCATCAATTATAAAACAAGCTGACATAAGTAGAATAGCATCTGGATCATCTTGTAGATCATTTTTTTCTCCATGGGCATTATGGAAAAAAAATAATTCTATATTATCACCAAAAATAAATTATACCAACTTAAAACATCAAATTATCCTTATTGATAAAAAAAAAAAATGTATATCATCAACTCAAGCACATCATCTAATAGAAACTAGCACCTATTTTAAATCACGACATAAACGAGCAGATAATAATTTAAAAAAAATATTTAAAGCCATTAAATATAAAAATTGGAAAAATATTTATAAAATATGTTGGAAAGAATTCTTTGATTTACATACATTATTTATAACTAGTAAACCATCTTTTACTTATATAAATCAAAAAACAAAAAATGCACTTTTAATGCTAAAGGAATTATGGAAAAAAAAAAAAGATGGACCTATCGTAACAATGGATGCAGGACCAAATATACATCTATTATACAGAACTGACCAAAAAAAATTAGCTTTAAACTTTAAAAATTATTGTATAAAACAAAATTATGATATCTTATAATAATATTGAAATTATTGCTCATGGAAAATGGATATTGACTGGAGAACATTCAGTATTAAGAGGATATGGAGCTATAGTTTATCCTATAAAAAATAAAATACTTCATCTAAAGTATAAAAACACTAATTCCAATATATTACATATATCCTATAATAATAACAATATAAAAACAAATATATCTACAATTTTTCAAAAAACGCTTAAATATGGATTAAAACTAATAGAAAAAAAATTAAGTAACTTTTATGGGTGTATAAATATATACAATAATATTCCAATAGGAATGGGAATGGGTTCATCTGCTGCTATCTCATTTGTAATAGCAAAATTACTTATTAAAATATATGATTTACAATCAGAACTAATTTATCCCTTTGCAAAAAAAATAGAAATGCGTTTTCATAAAAAAAGTAGTGGAATTGATATTATTGGAGTTTCATCAAAAATAGGCACTTATTTTGAAAATGGAAAAAATAAAATAATCAATCAAACTTGGAAACCAAAATGGTTTTTATCTTCCTGTGGAAAAACAAGTAAAACTTCTTTTTGCATTAATAAAGTCAATAACTTATGGAAAAAAAATAAAAAAAAAGCTAAAAGAATTGATATAAAAATGAAAAATAGTGTAACAAAAGCCATTTTTTCTTTAGAAAAAAAAGATCCAAAAAACTCTATTTATTATTTAGCACAATCTATACAACAAGCACACAACTGTTTTAAAGAATGGGGTCTAATTAATACACATCTCAAAAAACACATAAATTTATTACTTAATCTCGGAGCAATTACAGCAAAACCTACAGGATCAGGACTTGGTGGGTATGTAATTAGTCTATGGAAACAATATCCACCAAAAACATCAATTAAATTAATCTCTGTATGAAATACATATTTTTTTATAAAAAAATAGTGGTTAAAATAAATAACTATTATTAAAATAATAACGCTATATATAAATACGTTTTTATTTTCTATTAATTTTTTCTTTATCTATTTAAAATATTCTATTTTATACCAGTACTTCCAAATCCATTGTCAAATCTTTTGCTTTCCTGAAAAGAACTTACAAGATTAAATCTTACTTTCTCAATTGATATAAATACTAACTGAGCAACTCTCTCTCCAGGGTTAATAAAATAATTATTTCTACTTCTGTTCCAACAAGAAATTTTTATTTCTCCTTGATAATCCGAATCAATTAACCCAATTAAATTTCCCAAAACTATACCATTATTATGACCCAAACCAGATCTGGGTAAAATAATTCCCGCAATATTTCTGTACTTAATGTATATAGCAATTCCTGTTTCTAACAAAACAGTACTATTAGGATATACACAAACAGGACTATCAATACATACTCTTAAATCTAACCCAGAAGAACCTAAAGTAGCATATTTAGGAATTAAACATACATCATCAATATATGTTTTTTTTTTAATTATTTTAATTTCAATCACCTTATCATTCATATAATATTATCATATTAATTACTATTTCCATTACCCAATAGTATAACATATAAAAATATATTCTCTCTATCAAACTTTACAAAATAAAATCTTCTATTTAAAATAAAATTTCCTAATAAATATTTTAGAACAAACAAATCTCTATAAAATAAAATTTTAGATTTTTATCTAAATTTTTATAAATAAATAATGAAGATATAAAATTATCTATAGATAGATAGATATCATAAATTCTTATTTATTATAAGAATCATTTACTATGATATAGTAAAATTATATATGAAATAAATGAATTTTTTATATAAAAAAAAAATACTTTTTAAATTAATGAAAAAATCTGCTATTGTAATAGCTCCAAATTTCATAATCAAAGAAGAATTATTGTTAGAATATTTCTATAAAAAAGCAAAACAAAAAATAGCTATAAAAAAACCTAATTGTTTTTCATATTCCGAATTTTTAAGATATGTTTTTAAAAGTATTATAAATCAATATCCTCAATATAAACATCCTCACATATTAGAAAATTTTCAAATACGTTTCCTATGGAGACAAATTCTATCTAAAAAAAAAATTAATGAAAATACACTTCTATCTATAGAAAAAGGATGGAAACAATGTAATATATGGAATATAAATTATAAACATCCCAATTTTTTATTAACAAAAAAAACGAAAGAATTTCATTCTTGGATTTCCCAATTAAAAAAAAAATTATTTAAATTAAATTCTATAAGCGAAACAGAAATAGCTAACTATATATTAAACTGGAAATATAAATTAAATTCAAAAATTATAATTTGGTTATACTTTGATTATTACACATGTCAACAAAAAAAATTACAAAAATCAATGATTGAACAGCAATATATAATAAAATATTTTGATATTGTTACTAACAATGATTCTTTTTCTAAAATATCAAAATCACACATTTTTTTATGCAAAAACTTAAATGAAAAAGAAGAAAATCAAAAAATTCTTCAATGGGTAAAAAAACAATCACAACAAAATAACAATATTGCAATAATAATTCCTGAATTAAAAAAACAATCAAAAAATATTAAACGAAATTTACAACAAAATTTTATCAAAAAATTTAAAATTTTTTCAGAAAACTTGTTAGAAAATTATCCTATAATTTCTCATGCACTAACATGGATCAATATTGATAAAAAAAAAATAACCAACGAAGAATATTATTTACTATTACAATCTCCTTATTTAATAGCATCAAAAAGTGAAATGCTATCTAGAATAGAATTAATGAAAAATAATTTTTTCTTTGAAGAAAAAAAAAATAATTACGATATTTTTTGTAAAAAAATCTCTAAAAAATCACCAAAACTTAGCCATGCACTAAAAAAAATTACAACATATCCACAAAAAACATCTCCAAAACAATGGATATTAATTTTTAAAAAACGTCTTAAAAACTTAGGATTTCCAGGAGAATACCCTCTTAATAAAATTAACTATAAATGTTATCAATATTTACTTTTAATATTAGACAAATTAAGATATTACACATTGCTTACTTCAAGTATGAATAAACATCAAGCAATTACAGCATTAAAAGATCTAATAGAATTCAATTCTTTATTATTAAATAAAGACACTAATAATATTAAAATATTAAATCCACTCAAAACATCAGGAACCTTTATGAAAGAAATATGGATTAAAAATATGAATACACAATATAATTACAAAATTTTTAATTTATCTTCGTTTATACCGAATAATTTAAAAAAAAAAATAATATTTTACAATTACAAAAATTCCTTAAAAATAATAAAAAAAAATATAATACGATTACAAAAAAATAAATCAAATATTGTGATTAGCTATTCTAAATATAATAATAATGGACAATTGCAAATTGCAAATTCAATTATTCAAAACCTAAAAAATATCTATCCAATATCTTTAAGTATAAATAAACAAAAAAATAATAAATTAATAAATTTTTTTGAAGATTACCAAATATCATTTAAAAAAAATAATATATTAAAAAACGGAATTAATGTATTGAAAAATTTTGTTGAATGCCCATTTAAAGCATTATCTCTCTATCATTTAAATATAAAAAAACAATTTTATCAATCCTCAGAAGAAATAATTAATAAAGAAAAAGGAATTTTTCTTCATAAAACAATGGAAATATTATGGAAACATTTAAAAAACCAATATAATTTATTAAAATTCAATAAAAAAACAATAAAATACTTAATAAATTTATCTATTAAGAATAGTATAAATTTATTACAAAAAAAATTTTTGTTTCTATCAAATCCACTAACGAAAAAAAATGAAATAACACGATTAAAACAAATAATAAATTTATCTTTAAAATGGGAAAAAAAAAGAGAACCTTTTATAATAAAACACTTAGAAAACAAACATCTTATTCACATCAACAACATTAACTTCCACATAAGAACTGATAGAATTGACGAAGATAAAAATAAAAAATTATGGATCATTGATTATAAAAGTAATCTACCAAAAAACTTCCTACAAAAAAATACAAACAACATAATAAATAACTTACAATTATCGTTATTTACTTTATTAAAAAATAATATTAATATTATAATGTTTCAAAAATTAAAAACTAATTTTTTTTCATACAAAGGAATTAGTTTTAATGAAAATTTACCAAATTATTGTAATAATTTAATTATAAAAAATAATCTACATCATTATCAAAAAAAATGCTATAACCAAATTGTTGATATTTTAAATAATTTTAATAAAGGACACTATCCACCAAATCCTTATACACCATCTATTTGCAATAAATGTAAGTATAAAATTCTTTGTAGAAAAAATATATAACACAGTCCATACCTATCTCATATAAAACTTAACTATATATAAAAACATGAATTTTAATCAAGAATAATATTCTAAATACATTATTATTAATAATGTAAAAATAAAATTTATTGTACAATAAAATTAAATATTAATTTATGAGTAATTATTTGTATACTTATCAAATAAAATATTTCTTTTTTTTAAAATTAACTAAAATATAATAATAATGAAAAAAAGAGTTGTTGTAACAGGAATGGAAATAATTTCCTCTATTGGAATTGGAATCGAATCATTTTGGAAATCTGCAATAAAAGGAAAAAGTGGAATAAATCGCATTAAAAATTATGATCCAACTCCATATCCAACTCAAATTGCTGGAGAAATACAAGATTTACCTACAATAAATATTCCAAAATTCAAAAATAAAAAATATTACCCAAAAGTAACTAAATATGCTATTTACTGCACACAACAAGCTATTAAAACATCTAATCTAACTACAAAAGAACTTAATCACGCAGGAATATTCATCGGAACAAGCCTAGGAGGAATTCCTGAACTTGAATCTGCATATCAAACATTTTATAAAATAAATTGGAAAAAAATACCAGCATTAAGCATATTAAAGGGAATGCCTAACTCTATAGCAAATCATATAGCTATTTTATTCAATATCAAAGGAATCAACTCTACAACATCTAATGCCTGTATTTCTTCTGCAGAAGCTATAAAAAATGCTTATGAACAAATACTGCATGGAAATTTAAATATTGCTATATGCGGAGGATCTGAATCATTACTATGGGAAACGATAATGGCATCATGGTGTAAACTCCGAATTATGTCTACTCAAAATACAAATCCAAAAAAAGCATGCAAACCATTTGATATTAATCGAGACGGAATGGTAATCGCAGAAGGAGCAGGAATACTAATACTAGAAGAACTTAATCATGCAAAAACAAGAGGAGCAAAAATAATAGCTGAGATCATTGGAATAGGAAGTTCATGTGATGCTTACCATATAACAATACCAAATTCTAAAGGACAAGAAAAAGCAATATCTAAAGCAATAAAAAATGCAAAAATCAATATATCTGATATACAATACATTCATGCACATGGAACAGGAACTAAACTAAATGATATTATAGAAACACAAACAATAAAAAATATTTTTGGAAACAAAGCTTACGAAATACCAATCACTGCACAAAAATCAATGATTGGACATACAATTGGTGCATCAGGAGTAATGCAGATTATTGCAATCATTTTAAGTTTAAAAAATAATATTCTACTTCCTACAATAAATTTGAATAACCCAGATCCAAAATGCGATCTAGATTACATACCTAATATAATAAGAAAAAAAAATATTCATATAGCATTATCTAATCACTTTGCTTTCGGAGGATCAAATATCGCAATTATATTAAAAAAATATTGTAATTAATTAATAAGCAAAAATAACAAGAATATTTTGACTAAACTAATAAATTTATTATAATGTATAACGTACCTTATTTATATAAAATAAAATTACTATTTATAATAAAATTATATTTTTTAAATAGGAATAATTATGCTTATTATACGTCTAAAAAAAATTGGAACTAAAAAAAAATCATTCTATAAAATAATAGTAATAGAAAATAAAAATAAACAAAATGGAAAATATATAGAAAAAATAGGTTTTTTTAATTCACTAATTAATAATTATGACAAAAGACTGTATTTAAATATAGATCGTTTAAATTATTGGAAAAATATTGGAGCAAAACTATCTAAACGAGTAAATTCTTTACTTAAAGAAAAACATAAAGCAGATAATAATTTATAATACACTACACATATTTTTTTAAATATTAAAATAATATTTTTTACCTTAATAAGAATAAAAACAACAATAACAAAAAAAATATTTCTTAATAAAAAACTAATTAAATTTTATTCCAATGTTACATTTAAGTGTCATCACTATTATTCCAGAAATCTTTAATTCTTTAAATTATGGAATTATAGGTCAATCCATTAAAAAAAAATTAATAAAAATTAATTTTTGGAATCCAAGAGATTATACAAAAAACTCAAAACGAAGAATAGATGACAGACCATACGGAGGAGGTCCAGGAATGGTGATTATGTATGAACCAATTTATCAAGCAATAACACAAGCAAAAAAAAATATGCCAGCACCATATAAAAGTATATATTTAACTTCTCATGGAAAAAAAATAACACAATCCTATTTATTAAAAAATATAATTAACAATAATCAATCATTAATATTTATATCTGGAAGATATAAAGGTATTGATGAACGAATCATAATAAAACATGTTAATGAAGAATGGTCTATAGGAGACTTTATTATAAGTGGTGGTGAATTTGCAGCAATGGTCTTCATAGATGCTATTGTACGACTTATTCCTGGAACTTTAAATAATAAAGATTCCATAACCCAAGATTCTTTTTCTAATGGATTATTAGATTATCCACATTATACAAGACCTATGAAAATAGATAATCTTAATGTTCCGTCAGTACTATTAAGTGGAAATCATCTAAAAATAAAAAAATGGAGAAAAGAAAAAAGTCTAAAAAACACTTTTTTAAAACGTCCAGATTTATTAGAACATAAATTAAAATAAAATATAAATTTTCTTAAATTATCAAACTTAAAATAATATAAATTATTAATTTATATTAAATTATATAGGAGATATATAAAAAATGAATGATATTCTTAATCAAATTAACTATAATTCAATAAAAAATAAAAAAATCCCGAAATTTAATCCTGGAGATACAATAATAGTACAAATCGTAATTAATGAAAACGATAACAGAAAAAGATTACAAAATTTTGAAGGAGTAGTTATTGCAAAAAAAAATAGAGGATTAAATTCTTCTTTTACCATAAGAAAAATTTCTCATAACATAGGAGTAGAAAAAGTTTTACTAACATATAGTCCAATTATAAAAAATATTTCAATAAAAAAACAAGGATTAGTAAAACGTGCAAAACTATATTATCTTCGATCTCTAAAAGGAAAATTAGCTAAAATCAGAGAAAAATTACCAAAAATTCATAAAAAATTATGACTTTGTAAGTAAAACTTTTTTACTTTATAAAAATATTTTTTACATTTTTATTCTGTGAACCATAAATAATAAATTCTTAAAATTACTTATATTTAAAATATAAAATATTCTTTTATTAAATTACACTATTTAATTCTAATAAATTTATCTGATTTATTGAAATTCATTATACTCATTCCAATTTTCAACATAGATAATTTTTTAACATCAAAACAATAATTCAATAAATTAACTACATCTTCATTTTTCATGTATTCATTTTTATTAATTTTATAAAAATTAATTACACCTATATTCAAATCTAAACTCTCAATAAATCTTATATCATTTAATAAATCTTGTGTAAAATGTCGAAAACAATGATCTAAAATAGTATCAACCAAAATAATTACACGATATGGTTGCACTTCAACTAATCCTCTCATAGAATCTAATATATATTCTTTTATATTCCCATTTGAAAAAAACAACTTAACTGTACTCCTATTTTTAAGAATAGCCAATAAAGGATGATGACCCGGCATTATTCCTATATCTCCAAGAACACTTTTAATGACAACCATTTTAACTATTCCAGAAAAAATTTCTTTTTCAGTACTTATCAAACTAAACTTAATATCTTTTTTCATAAAAATTATGATATATTATTGATCACTATTCTTTTTAACTGCTTCATCTACACTGCCTATCATATAAAAATTTTTTTCATGAATATGATCATATTTTCCAGAAAGTATATCATTAAAACCTTTGATAGTTTCCATTAAAGAAACATACTTACCTGATATACCAGTAAATAATTCAGAAACATAAAATGGCTGAGAAAGAAATTTCTGTATTTTTCTAGCTCTATAAACTAAACATTTATCCTCTTCCGAAAGCTCATCTATACCTAAAATAGCAATAATATCTCTTAATTCTTTATAGCGTTGTAACACATTTTTTACTCGACTAGCTACATCATAATGTATATCACCAATTATCAATGAATCCAACTGTCTTGAATTTGAATTCAATGGATCAATTGCTGGATATATGCCAAGTTCAGCTATTTGCCTAGATAACACAACAGTAGCATCTAAATGAGAAAAAGTAGTAGCTGGAGAAGGATCAGTTAAATCATCTGCTGGTATATAAATAGCTTGAACAGAAGTTATAGAACCTTTATGAGTAGAAACAATTCTCTCTTGCAATAATCCCATTTCTTCTGCTAAAGTAGGCTGATATCCAACTGCAGAAGGCATACGACCTAACAATGCAGAAACCTCAACACCAGCTAACGTATAACGATATATATTATCTATAAATAATAAAACATCATTTCCATCATTACGAAATTTTTCTGCTAAAGTTAAACCAGTTAGCGCAACTCGTAATCTATTTCCAGGAGGTTCATTCATTTGACCATACA is drawn from Candidatus Legionella polyplacis and contains these coding sequences:
- the rpsP gene encoding 30S ribosomal protein S16, with product MLIIRLKKIGTKKKSFYKIIVIENKNKQNGKYIEKIGFFNSLINNYDKRLYLNIDRLNYWKNIGAKLSKRVNSLLKEKHKADNNL
- the rplS gene encoding 50S ribosomal protein L19, translated to MNDILNQINYNSIKNKKIPKFNPGDTIIVQIVINENDNRKRLQNFEGVVIAKKNRGLNSSFTIRKISHNIGVEKVLLTYSPIIKNISIKKQGLVKRAKLYYLRSLKGKLAKIREKLPKIHKKL
- the trmD gene encoding tRNA (guanosine(37)-N1)-methyltransferase TrmD — encoded protein: MLHLSVITIIPEIFNSLNYGIIGQSIKKKLIKINFWNPRDYTKNSKRRIDDRPYGGGPGMVIMYEPIYQAITQAKKNMPAPYKSIYLTSHGKKITQSYLLKNIINNNQSLIFISGRYKGIDERIIIKHVNEEWSIGDFIISGGEFAAMVFIDAIVRLIPGTLNNKDSITQDSFSNGLLDYPHYTRPMKIDNLNVPSVLLSGNHLKIKKWRKEKSLKNTFLKRPDLLEHKLK
- a CDS encoding PD-(D/E)XK nuclease family protein is translated as MKKSAIVIAPNFIIKEELLLEYFYKKAKQKIAIKKPNCFSYSEFLRYVFKSIINQYPQYKHPHILENFQIRFLWRQILSKKKINENTLLSIEKGWKQCNIWNINYKHPNFLLTKKTKEFHSWISQLKKKLFKLNSISETEIANYILNWKYKLNSKIIIWLYFDYYTCQQKKLQKSMIEQQYIIKYFDIVTNNDSFSKISKSHIFLCKNLNEKEENQKILQWVKKQSQQNNNIAIIIPELKKQSKNIKRNLQQNFIKKFKIFSENLLENYPIISHALTWINIDKKKITNEEYYLLLQSPYLIASKSEMLSRIELMKNNFFFEEKKNNYDIFCKKISKKSPKLSHALKKITTYPQKTSPKQWILIFKKRLKNLGFPGEYPLNKINYKCYQYLLLILDKLRYYTLLTSSMNKHQAITALKDLIEFNSLLLNKDTNNIKILNPLKTSGTFMKEIWIKNMNTQYNYKIFNLSSFIPNNLKKKIIFYNYKNSLKIIKKNIIRLQKNKSNIVISYSKYNNNGQLQIANSIIQNLKNIYPISLSINKQKNNKLINFFEDYQISFKKNNILKNGINVLKNFVECPFKALSLYHLNIKKQFYQSSEEIINKEKGIFLHKTMEILWKHLKNQYNLLKFNKKTIKYLINLSIKNSINLLQKKFLFLSNPLTKKNEITRLKQIINLSLKWEKKREPFIIKHLENKHLIHINNINFHIRTDRIDEDKNKKLWIIDYKSNLPKNFLQKNTNNIINNLQLSLFTLLKNNINIIMFQKLKTNFFSYKGISFNENLPNYCNNLIIKNNLHHYQKKCYNQIVDILNNFNKGHYPPNPYTPSICNKCKYKILCRKNI
- a CDS encoding F0F1 ATP synthase subunit epsilon, yielding MKKDIKFSLISTEKEIFSGIVKMVVIKSVLGDIGIMPGHHPLLAILKNRSTVKLFFSNGNIKEYILDSMRGLVEVQPYRVIILVDTILDHCFRHFTQDLLNDIRFIESLDLNIGVINFYKINKNEYMKNEDVVNLLNYCFDVKKLSMLKIGMSIMNFNKSDKFIRIK
- a CDS encoding beta-ketoacyl-[acyl-carrier-protein] synthase family protein, producing MKKRVVVTGMEIISSIGIGIESFWKSAIKGKSGINRIKNYDPTPYPTQIAGEIQDLPTINIPKFKNKKYYPKVTKYAIYCTQQAIKTSNLTTKELNHAGIFIGTSLGGIPELESAYQTFYKINWKKIPALSILKGMPNSIANHIAILFNIKGINSTTSNACISSAEAIKNAYEQILHGNLNIAICGGSESLLWETIMASWCKLRIMSTQNTNPKKACKPFDINRDGMVIAEGAGILILEELNHAKTRGAKIIAEIIGIGSSCDAYHITIPNSKGQEKAISKAIKNAKINISDIQYIHAHGTGTKLNDIIETQTIKNIFGNKAYEIPITAQKSMIGHTIGASGVMQIIAIILSLKNNILLPTINLNNPDPKCDLDYIPNIIRKKNIHIALSNHFAFGGSNIAIILKKYCN